The following are encoded in a window of Candidatus Campbellbacteria bacterium genomic DNA:
- a CDS encoding lyase family protein, whose amino-acid sequence MRTEKDFLGEIQLPAEALYGIHSARASVNFPNQEPFHIEWYKATGKVKLACYETVIKFRKAIEKEHPGLLSELRIPSAKILDALLAAATEVSSGEHYLHFVVPAVQGGAGTSINMNINEIIANRALQLIGKEPGSYNIIDPIETANIYQSTNDVVPTALTVAVMELLNQLESAVNGTRQETEKLEKKHRSTVRVSYTQLQEAVPGTYGQLFGTYSEAFSRDWWRISKAFERIKQVNLGGGATGTGISIPRFYIMEVVGQLRKITGLPLAQGENLTDITTNQDSLVEVHAILKAHAVSLEKMVSDLRLLSSGLSGERELHLPARQAGSSIMPGKVNPVIPEYVISAAHQIYSNDQLITALAGQGNLELNAYLPSIGGAMIGSLKLLISMDKAVKEHLLGGIEIDARLAASRLFHSQAVTTALSPLIGYHRSAELSAYMKKQRVDIFAANEALGMVPVDKLKKIMTAEQLLKKGFSVQDIIEFNKEEQ is encoded by the coding sequence ATGAGAACGGAAAAGGATTTTCTGGGTGAGATACAGTTACCTGCCGAAGCATTATACGGCATCCATTCCGCGCGCGCATCCGTAAACTTCCCTAACCAGGAGCCTTTTCACATCGAATGGTACAAAGCGACCGGCAAGGTAAAACTGGCCTGTTACGAAACAGTCATAAAATTCAGGAAGGCAATTGAGAAGGAGCATCCTGGTTTGCTTTCGGAGCTAAGAATCCCTTCTGCAAAAATACTTGATGCCCTGCTAGCGGCTGCCACCGAGGTCAGCTCGGGCGAGCACTATCTACATTTTGTCGTTCCCGCGGTACAGGGAGGAGCGGGTACGAGCATCAACATGAACATCAACGAGATCATTGCCAACAGGGCCCTGCAGCTGATTGGAAAGGAGCCTGGGAGTTACAACATCATCGACCCCATCGAAACCGCCAACATCTATCAGTCGACCAATGATGTGGTTCCCACCGCCCTCACCGTGGCTGTCATGGAACTGCTCAATCAATTGGAGTCAGCCGTAAACGGCACACGCCAGGAGACCGAAAAGCTTGAAAAAAAACACAGGAGCACGGTGCGGGTCAGCTATACACAGTTACAAGAGGCGGTACCGGGCACCTACGGACAGCTTTTCGGCACGTACAGTGAAGCTTTTTCGCGCGACTGGTGGAGGATCTCGAAAGCCTTTGAGCGGATCAAGCAGGTCAACCTGGGCGGTGGTGCGACAGGCACCGGCATCTCTATTCCGAGGTTCTATATCATGGAGGTGGTCGGCCAGCTAAGGAAGATCACCGGACTGCCCCTCGCACAAGGGGAAAATCTCACAGACATTACCACCAACCAGGATTCGCTGGTGGAGGTGCATGCCATTCTGAAGGCGCATGCGGTCAGCCTGGAGAAGATGGTGAGCGATCTGCGGCTGCTCTCGTCGGGACTTTCCGGGGAAAGAGAGTTGCACCTTCCTGCGCGCCAGGCAGGCAGCTCGATCATGCCAGGCAAGGTAAACCCCGTGATCCCCGAGTATGTTATCTCAGCGGCGCATCAGATCTACAGCAACGACCAGCTGATTACCGCACTTGCGGGTCAGGGCAATTTAGAGCTGAACGCCTATTTGCCCTCCATCGGTGGTGCGATGATCGGCAGCCTGAAGCTGCTCATTTCCATGGATAAAGCGGTGAAGGAGCATCTGCTCGGCGGGATAGAGATCGATGCCCGGTTGGCCGCATCAAGGCTGTTTCATAGTCAGGCGGTAACCACTGCCCTATCGCCCCTCATCGGCTACCACCGGTCAGCCGAGCTTTCAGCATACATGAAAAAGCAGCGGGTGGATATTTTTGCAGCCAACGAGGCATTGGGTATGGTACCGGTCGACAAACTCAAAAAGATTATGACCGCCGAGCAGCTGTTGAAAAAAGGTTTTTCGGTACAGGATATCATTGAATTTAATAAGGAGGAGCAGTGA
- the lipB gene encoding lipoyl(octanoyl) transferase LipB — protein MPEIIFRDLGVMDYKKTWDYQEELFGKWMEYKRKVGQVVRGSQVDQDNQGEQGSQSDPGTPAGPGDPPGQYLLFVEHPHVYTLGKSGNETNMLIHKEFLEKIDATYYKINRGGDITYHGPGQIVGYPILDLESHNMGLKGYIGFLEESIIEICRNYGIEASQSKEATGVWIDEDHPHKARKICAIGVRTSRYVTMHGFAFNVNTDLDYFTYINPCGFQEKGVTSMEKELGKKMDMEKVKNELKDILLNRLR, from the coding sequence ATGCCAGAAATAATTTTTCGTGACCTAGGGGTCATGGACTATAAAAAGACCTGGGACTACCAGGAGGAGCTGTTCGGTAAATGGATGGAGTATAAGCGTAAGGTAGGCCAGGTAGTCCGCGGCAGCCAGGTGGACCAGGATAACCAGGGAGAGCAGGGGAGCCAGAGTGATCCGGGTACCCCCGCCGGACCGGGCGATCCCCCGGGACAGTACCTGCTGTTTGTTGAGCATCCGCATGTATATACGCTTGGTAAAAGTGGGAATGAGACCAATATGTTGATTCATAAGGAGTTTTTGGAGAAGATCGACGCCACCTATTACAAGATCAACAGGGGAGGAGATATTACCTATCATGGGCCGGGACAGATCGTTGGCTATCCGATTCTCGATTTGGAATCGCATAACATGGGACTGAAGGGGTATATCGGTTTTCTGGAAGAGTCGATCATTGAAATCTGCCGGAATTATGGAATTGAGGCTTCGCAATCGAAAGAGGCAACCGGGGTGTGGATCGATGAGGATCATCCGCACAAGGCCCGAAAGATATGTGCCATCGGGGTGCGCACCAGCAGGTATGTGACCATGCATGGGTTTGCTTTTAATGTCAATACGGATTTGGACTACTTTACCTATATCAATCCTTGTGGATTTCAGGAAAAAGGGGTTACTTCGATGGAGAAGGAGCTGGGCAAAAAGATGGATATGGAGAAGGTGAAAAATGAACTGAAAGATATTTTGCTGAATAGACTGAGATAA
- a CDS encoding cytochrome c yields MAISCSGKSKKANARAVSPDSVKKELSAVIPAADLSNHPGKQLYAKQCLPCHQADGSGVPGMFPPLDKEWVDGDNETLISIVVHGMDGEIEVNGEIYNQIMAPLPHLSDQEVKDVLNYVRMEFGSSDNEISTAEVREVRNSGSGKKGYQ; encoded by the coding sequence ATGGCAATATCCTGCTCAGGAAAGAGCAAAAAAGCAAATGCACGAGCGGTATCACCTGATTCTGTAAAGAAAGAGTTGTCTGCTGTAATTCCAGCAGCTGACCTTTCCAATCATCCGGGAAAGCAACTCTATGCAAAACAATGTCTTCCCTGTCATCAGGCCGATGGAAGTGGTGTTCCCGGCATGTTTCCTCCGCTGGATAAGGAATGGGTGGACGGTGATAATGAAACCCTCATCAGTATCGTGGTTCACGGAATGGATGGAGAGATTGAGGTGAATGGCGAAATCTACAACCAGATCATGGCACCCCTGCCGCATCTTTCCGACCAGGAGGTGAAGGATGTACTGAACTATGTCAGGATGGAATTTGGTTCCTCCGATAACGAAATATCCACCGCGGAGGTAAGGGAAGTGAGGAATTCGGGATCAGGAAAAAAGGGATATCAGTGA
- a CDS encoding YkgJ family cysteine cluster protein, giving the protein MKCRSGCGACCIAPSISSPIPGMPNGKPAGTRCIHLTDDFNCGIYNHPDRPAVCDKFQADPAVCGIDREEAIILLSVLEEGSL; this is encoded by the coding sequence ATGAAATGCAGGTCAGGATGCGGTGCATGTTGCATCGCACCATCCATAAGTTCTCCCATCCCGGGCATGCCTAACGGAAAACCGGCTGGAACGCGGTGTATACATTTAACAGATGATTTCAACTGCGGTATCTACAACCACCCGGATCGTCCGGCAGTATGTGATAAATTCCAGGCCGATCCGGCTGTATGCGGGATAGACAGGGAGGAAGCCATTATTCTGCTTTCTGTGCTGGAAGAGGGTTCCCTGTAA
- the lipA gene encoding lipoyl synthase, producing the protein MDARQERKRLPHWMKMQMPGGKHYMQVKEVVQKNRLHTICTSGNCPNIGECWAEGTATFMILGDTCTRACKFCAVHTGRPLPPDPDEPYRLADSIRKMGISHAVITSVDRDDLPDKGAGFWAETIRILKKEIPDLTMETLIPDMDGDAKLIGQIIEAGPEVISHNLETVRRLTPQIRTRARYDTSLQVIRQISESPCVSKSGIMLGLGETEQEIIQTMDDLIEVGCEVMTIGQYLQPTMEHLPVEVYVTPEKFAEYEKIALTKGFTHVESSPLVRSSYHAAKHIKK; encoded by the coding sequence ATGGATGCACGTCAGGAAAGAAAGCGTCTGCCACACTGGATGAAGATGCAGATGCCGGGGGGTAAGCACTATATGCAGGTAAAGGAGGTGGTTCAAAAAAACAGGCTGCATACCATCTGCACCAGCGGCAATTGTCCGAATATAGGTGAATGCTGGGCTGAGGGGACTGCCACGTTTATGATCCTGGGCGACACATGTACACGGGCCTGTAAGTTCTGTGCCGTTCATACGGGACGACCATTGCCACCGGATCCGGACGAGCCTTATCGCCTTGCCGATTCTATCAGAAAGATGGGAATCAGTCATGCGGTAATTACATCGGTTGACCGGGATGATCTGCCCGACAAAGGGGCTGGTTTCTGGGCGGAAACGATCCGTATACTCAAAAAAGAGATCCCTGATCTTACCATGGAGACACTGATCCCTGATATGGATGGGGACGCAAAGCTGATCGGACAAATTATTGAAGCGGGACCTGAAGTGATATCACATAACCTGGAGACAGTCAGAAGACTAACCCCCCAGATTCGTACACGGGCCAGGTATGATACAAGCCTGCAGGTGATCCGCCAGATCAGTGAATCGCCCTGTGTTTCAAAGTCAGGCATCATGCTGGGACTGGGAGAAACTGAACAGGAGATTATTCAGACAATGGATGATCTCATTGAAGTGGGCTGTGAGGTTATGACAATCGGACAATACCTTCAGCCGACAATGGAACATTTGCCGGTGGAAGTGTATGTAACACCTGAAAAGTTTGCCGAATATGAAAAGATTGCCCTGACGAAGGGATTTACACATGTTGAAAGCAGTCCGCTCGTACGCTCTTCGTATCATGCGGCTAAACACATCAAAAAATAA
- the hydF gene encoding [FeFe] hydrogenase H-cluster maturation GTPase HydF, with the protein MKGSNSKPHIGIFGRRNNGKSSLINSLTGQDVAIVSEVPGTTTDPVKKSIEIPGIGPVVMIDTAGMDDIGELGGKRVGRTRDTIRKIDLGVLVLAMNQFGAPEEQMVTEFEKWEVPWVLVHNKSDLQPVESVLLDKLGTEHAGQLIEYSSVDPVNKELLVKLMRDHIPETAYLSKSLVGDIIRQGDLVLLITPIDDEAPEGRLILPQVQAIRDILDNDAIAVVAKEREIDTLLRRLQPRPALAICDSQVFLKADGSVPPDIPLTSFSTVLARYKGDFENYLRGTPRLSALKSGDKVLILESCTHHVSCDDIGRVKIPRWLSQFSGAELEYEVVSGLSDVPGEITDYSMVIQCGACMITRKQLINRLKPAVDAGVPVTNYGMAIAWMQGIYSRAIAPFVKESWTDTDYL; encoded by the coding sequence GTGAAGGGAAGCAATTCAAAGCCGCATATAGGGATTTTCGGAAGGCGGAACAACGGGAAAAGCTCGCTGATCAACTCACTGACGGGTCAGGATGTCGCCATTGTCTCCGAGGTTCCCGGGACGACGACCGATCCGGTTAAGAAATCGATTGAGATCCCGGGGATCGGTCCGGTGGTGATGATTGATACTGCGGGGATGGATGATATCGGGGAGCTGGGTGGCAAGCGTGTGGGGCGAACGCGGGACACGATCAGGAAGATTGATCTTGGGGTTCTTGTGTTGGCAATGAACCAGTTTGGAGCGCCAGAGGAGCAGATGGTCACTGAGTTTGAGAAGTGGGAGGTTCCGTGGGTGCTGGTGCATAACAAAAGTGATCTTCAGCCAGTGGAGAGCGTGTTGCTTGACAAGCTTGGTACGGAGCATGCCGGGCAGTTGATTGAATATTCATCGGTTGATCCTGTGAATAAAGAGTTGCTGGTGAAGTTGATGCGCGACCACATCCCGGAGACAGCCTATCTCTCGAAATCGCTGGTGGGTGATATCATTCGGCAGGGTGATTTGGTTTTGCTTATTACTCCTATCGATGATGAAGCGCCGGAGGGTCGCCTGATCCTTCCCCAGGTACAGGCGATCAGGGATATTTTAGACAATGATGCCATTGCCGTGGTGGCGAAGGAGCGGGAGATCGACACCTTGCTGAGGAGACTGCAACCCCGACCGGCGCTAGCGATCTGCGACAGCCAGGTATTTCTGAAGGCAGATGGTTCCGTGCCGCCGGATATTCCCCTGACCAGCTTCAGTACGGTGCTGGCGCGGTACAAAGGCGATTTTGAAAATTACCTGCGGGGGACGCCCAGGCTTTCAGCATTGAAGAGCGGCGACAAGGTGTTGATTTTGGAGTCGTGCACGCATCATGTGTCGTGTGACGATATCGGGCGGGTGAAAATTCCGCGGTGGTTGTCACAGTTCAGTGGTGCAGAGCTTGAGTACGAGGTGGTGAGCGGTTTGAGCGATGTACCGGGGGAGATCACCGATTACAGCATGGTGATTCAGTGCGGCGCATGTATGATTACACGAAAACAGCTGATTAACAGGTTGAAGCCCGCTGTTGATGCGGGGGTTCCGGTAACCAATTACGGGATGGCGATTGCCTGGATGCAGGGGATTTACAGCCGGGCGATTGCTCCGTTTGTGAAGGAGAGTTGGACCGATACAGATTATTTATAA
- a CDS encoding FAD-dependent oxidoreductase, whose product VDFLSQQNRVVAGKQIPYDSRISAEGRHVLVIGGGDTGSDCVGTSIRQKAKSVTQIEILPKPPEKRTADNPWPYYGKILKTTTSHEEGCKRRWNISTVKFNEQQQRVVSADIEQVEWSLVNGSHAMNPVPGTKETIPADLVLLAMGFVHPVLEGLVTDLGLNLSERNNIRVSSKHQTSIDNVFAGGDAITGATLIVNAIASGRRVAKSVNEYLVEKLK is encoded by the coding sequence CGTGGATTTCCTATCACAACAGAATCGTGTTGTAGCTGGAAAACAGATCCCCTACGATTCGAGGATATCAGCTGAAGGTCGCCATGTATTGGTTATCGGAGGAGGAGATACCGGATCGGATTGTGTCGGCACCTCTATCCGTCAGAAAGCCAAAAGTGTTACACAAATTGAGATCCTTCCAAAGCCCCCGGAAAAACGAACAGCTGACAATCCCTGGCCCTACTACGGTAAGATCCTTAAAACAACCACCTCGCATGAAGAGGGATGTAAACGGCGCTGGAATATTTCCACAGTAAAATTCAATGAACAGCAGCAGCGTGTTGTCTCTGCCGATATAGAACAGGTTGAGTGGAGCCTGGTGAATGGAAGTCACGCCATGAACCCCGTTCCCGGAACGAAAGAGACCATCCCGGCCGACCTGGTATTGCTTGCCATGGGGTTTGTGCACCCTGTGCTGGAGGGATTGGTAACTGATCTGGGACTCAACCTGTCCGAACGCAACAATATCAGGGTAAGCAGCAAACACCAGACCAGCATTGACAATGTATTTGCAGGAGGAGACGCCATTACAGGTGCAACTCTCATAGTGAATGCCATTGCCAGCGGACGGAGGGTTGCTAAAAGTGTGAATGAGTATCTGGTTGAGAAGCTGAAATAA
- the trpB gene encoding tryptophan synthase subunit beta codes for MPFLGMANAGKHMPASQTPACFIYKMLIIINRVKHTLAKRVKKHTTKHGTFNNNNKNRYYGQYGGAFVPPVLEPNLTRLAESFFKLKNDVDFNLEYEYYLKYYVGRPSPLFLAERLSAEVGSKIYLKREDLNHTGAHKINNTVGQILMAKHMGAKEVIAETGAGQHGVATATAAALFGIPCKVFMGAVDIKRQAMNVSRMKLLGAEVLPATQGSQTLADAVDAALGYFIENPDSFYCLGSQVGPHPYPNIVGFFQSIIGKEAREQFLEAEGKLPDSIYACVGGGSNAIGLFQGFLDDTSVAIHGAEGGGEGALPKTAATLNLGKQGVFQGTFSYCLMDHDDKPAQSWSIAAGLDYPGISPQHANLKDTGRAQYHVVTDKEAIQAFRLLSKLEGIIPAIESSHAIALAMKLMKDKKDEVALINLSGRGDKDVERELEEY; via the coding sequence ATGCCTTTCCTGGGGATGGCGAACGCAGGCAAACATATGCCTGCATCACAAACTCCGGCATGCTTCATTTACAAGATGCTCATCATTATAAACAGAGTTAAGCATACACTAGCAAAACGAGTCAAAAAACATACAACAAAACATGGAACCTTCAACAACAACAACAAAAACAGATATTACGGACAATACGGCGGTGCATTTGTTCCGCCGGTGCTAGAACCGAACCTCACACGCCTTGCCGAAAGTTTTTTTAAATTGAAAAACGATGTCGACTTTAACCTTGAATATGAGTACTACCTGAAATATTACGTAGGCAGACCCTCACCGCTCTTCCTGGCAGAAAGGCTTTCAGCTGAGGTAGGAAGCAAGATCTACCTGAAACGCGAAGACCTGAACCATACCGGGGCCCACAAGATCAACAACACTGTGGGACAGATCCTGATGGCCAAACATATGGGTGCCAAAGAGGTGATCGCCGAAACCGGGGCCGGTCAGCACGGCGTTGCAACCGCCACAGCTGCAGCACTATTTGGTATTCCCTGCAAGGTGTTCATGGGTGCTGTCGATATTAAGCGCCAGGCGATGAACGTGAGCCGGATGAAGCTGCTGGGTGCCGAAGTACTGCCTGCAACACAGGGGTCACAGACCCTTGCTGATGCAGTGGATGCCGCACTGGGCTACTTTATCGAGAATCCAGATTCCTTCTACTGCCTTGGCTCACAGGTTGGTCCGCACCCTTATCCCAACATTGTAGGATTCTTCCAGAGTATCATCGGAAAGGAGGCTCGTGAGCAGTTCCTTGAAGCCGAGGGTAAACTGCCCGATAGCATCTACGCATGTGTAGGAGGTGGATCGAATGCAATCGGACTCTTCCAGGGATTTCTCGACGACACCTCAGTGGCCATTCATGGCGCTGAAGGAGGTGGGGAAGGAGCCCTCCCTAAAACAGCCGCTACACTAAACCTCGGCAAACAGGGCGTCTTCCAGGGTACTTTCTCCTATTGTCTCATGGATCATGATGATAAACCTGCACAGTCATGGTCTATCGCTGCCGGACTCGATTACCCGGGTATCAGTCCGCAACATGCCAACCTGAAGGATACAGGTCGCGCGCAATACCATGTTGTTACCGATAAGGAGGCGATCCAGGCATTCAGATTGCTCTCTAAGCTGGAGGGTATTATTCCCGCCATCGAATCGTCACACGCCATTGCACTCGCCATGAAACTAATGAAGGACAAAAAGGATGAAGTGGCACTGATTAACCTCTCAGGCAGAGGCGACAAGGATGTTGAAAGGGAGCTGGAAGAGTATTAA
- a CDS encoding GH116 family glycosyl-hydrolase — MLQQSGIQGFSEAVFHNAYPVVNIDLLDESVPLEVTMNAWSPLIPVDLLNSSLPAAVIEWDLVNPGRKKMTYSILFMIENPLNPALQGDASISERLAITSHSVSGWEGITFSNYQGESPGSESGAIRIMTPGHSNMSLLHYSDRTDADEHFKREFLTDGILKSRGDDVSQIGNEPGVAAIHISGTLQPGESVNIPFLFSWHIQWQISEGQSAKCKVAKSAEGKAAKAKTEHTDETSGMVEVQSTSNENLYFQRFTDIDHLSGYLVNEFEKLRKKTLQFSHAIITSTVPPGVVDTMMTDLAVAIGK; from the coding sequence ATGCTTCAGCAGTCAGGAATTCAAGGATTCAGTGAGGCTGTTTTTCACAATGCATACCCGGTGGTAAACATCGACCTGCTGGATGAGTCGGTTCCCCTGGAAGTTACCATGAATGCATGGAGTCCTCTCATTCCTGTTGACCTTTTGAATAGCAGCTTGCCCGCTGCCGTGATCGAATGGGACCTGGTCAACCCGGGTAGAAAAAAAATGACATATTCCATTCTGTTTATGATAGAGAATCCGCTCAATCCGGCTTTACAAGGTGACGCTTCAATTTCCGAAAGATTAGCTATAACATCACACTCAGTCAGTGGTTGGGAGGGTATTACCTTCAGCAATTATCAAGGTGAATCTCCCGGTTCGGAATCTGGAGCAATAAGGATAATGACTCCTGGCCACAGTAATATGTCATTGTTACACTACAGTGATAGAACAGATGCAGATGAGCATTTTAAAAGGGAATTTCTGACTGATGGTATATTAAAGAGCCGTGGTGATGATGTTTCGCAAATCGGTAACGAACCGGGTGTGGCTGCTATCCATATCTCCGGCACCCTGCAACCCGGTGAGTCTGTTAACATACCCTTTCTCTTTTCATGGCACATTCAATGGCAAATCAGCGAGGGACAGTCAGCAAAATGCAAGGTAGCAAAAAGCGCTGAGGGAAAAGCTGCGAAAGCTAAAACTGAGCATACTGATGAAACATCAGGCATGGTGGAAGTACAAAGTACAAGCAATGAAAATCTATATTTTCAAAGGTTTACTGACATAGATCATCTTTCAGGATACCTGGTAAATGAATTTGAAAAACTCAGAAAGAAAACCCTTCAATTTAGCCATGCCATTATTACCTCCACTGTACCCCCGGGAGTGGTGGATACAATGATGACAGATTTGGCGGTCGCCATCGGGAAATAG
- a CDS encoding thioredoxin domain-containing protein, which yields MTTHKQHKFTNQLIHESSPYLLQHAHNPVDWYPWGEEALKKAREENKLMIISIGYSACHWCHVMEHESFEDEDVAAFMNKHFVSIKVDREERPDIDQVYMNAVQLLTGQGGWPLNCIALPDGRPIYGGTYFTSEQWIEVLRQVNEFVQNHPDKTEEQAQQLTHGIQVQESAYMKSGDVAEFNLEELKQIFSSWKRRLDFKLGGTLGAPKFPLPGGYQFLLFYHYLTGDKEALEAVTLTLTKMAGGGIYDQVGGGFARYATDEKWKVPHFEKMLYDNAQLVSLYSKAYQSTKIPLFKKVVTETLTFIERELTSDEGGFYSALDADSEGIEGKYYVWSVQEFREVLGEHADLMIDYYNLAEGGNWENGINILFTTDNAESLLEKYKLTAAELEEIVDHAKEKLLAAREKRVYPGLDDKILTSWNALMIQGYIDAYNVFGNRSYLDHAVANAEFLKKNMFSKDYQLFRNYKNGKASIHGFLDDYAFTISAYISLYQATFDENWLNDANRLCASVLSHFYDDNTGMLYYTSDTDPKLVARKMEIPDNVIPSASSEMAKNLYLTGKYFNNDDYILKSKRMLNNVREHAMTGGEYYSNWDNLHAWFARDPFEVAIIGPEYELIRQSFEKYYLPDVFLMGGRQEGNLPLMKNKLVAGQTTIYVCRNKTCKQPVTTAEDALKQILND from the coding sequence ATGACAACCCACAAACAACACAAATTTACCAATCAACTTATCCACGAAAGCAGTCCGTATCTGTTGCAGCATGCACACAACCCGGTCGACTGGTACCCGTGGGGTGAAGAAGCATTAAAGAAAGCCAGGGAAGAGAACAAGCTCATGATTATCAGCATAGGCTACTCTGCCTGTCACTGGTGTCATGTTATGGAACATGAAAGCTTTGAAGACGAAGATGTTGCAGCATTCATGAATAAACATTTTGTATCGATAAAAGTTGACAGGGAGGAACGCCCTGATATTGACCAGGTATATATGAACGCGGTTCAACTGCTTACCGGTCAGGGTGGCTGGCCCCTGAACTGTATCGCCCTGCCTGATGGTCGCCCGATATACGGTGGAACCTATTTTACTTCCGAACAGTGGATTGAGGTACTTCGCCAGGTAAACGAATTTGTGCAAAATCATCCCGACAAAACTGAGGAGCAGGCACAACAGCTGACCCATGGTATACAGGTGCAGGAGTCAGCTTATATGAAAAGTGGTGATGTTGCTGAATTTAACCTGGAAGAATTGAAACAGATATTTTCCTCATGGAAAAGGCGACTTGATTTCAAACTTGGAGGTACCCTCGGAGCTCCAAAATTCCCATTGCCAGGTGGTTACCAATTCCTGCTGTTTTACCATTATCTCACAGGCGATAAAGAAGCACTGGAAGCTGTAACGTTAACGCTCACCAAGATGGCTGGCGGCGGAATATATGACCAGGTGGGAGGCGGCTTCGCGCGTTACGCTACAGACGAAAAATGGAAAGTGCCTCATTTTGAGAAAATGTTATACGACAATGCCCAGCTGGTCAGCCTGTACTCCAAGGCATACCAGTCAACAAAAATACCCCTGTTTAAAAAGGTCGTTACCGAAACGCTGACCTTTATCGAACGAGAGTTAACCTCAGATGAGGGCGGATTTTATTCTGCCCTGGATGCTGACAGCGAAGGGATCGAGGGGAAATACTATGTATGGAGTGTGCAGGAATTCAGGGAGGTTTTGGGAGAACATGCCGATTTGATGATCGATTATTATAACCTGGCGGAGGGAGGAAATTGGGAGAATGGCATAAATATCCTGTTTACAACGGACAACGCGGAAAGTCTGTTGGAAAAATATAAGCTTACAGCGGCTGAATTAGAAGAAATCGTGGATCATGCCAAAGAAAAACTGTTGGCCGCAAGGGAAAAAAGAGTGTATCCGGGACTGGACGACAAAATCCTGACATCGTGGAATGCATTAATGATACAGGGCTATATTGATGCATATAATGTTTTCGGGAACCGATCCTATCTTGATCATGCAGTTGCAAACGCTGAATTTTTGAAAAAGAATATGTTTTCAAAAGATTACCAGCTTTTTAGAAATTACAAAAACGGCAAGGCGTCCATTCATGGTTTCCTGGACGATTATGCATTTACCATTTCAGCATATATTTCATTGTACCAGGCCACCTTCGACGAAAATTGGCTGAATGATGCAAACAGGCTGTGTGCTTCTGTCCTTTCTCATTTTTACGACGACAACACCGGTATGTTGTATTATACCTCAGATACAGATCCGAAACTGGTTGCACGAAAAATGGAGATTCCCGACAATGTAATCCCATCGGCCAGCTCTGAAATGGCCAAGAACCTCTATCTGACAGGAAAATATTTCAACAATGATGACTATATCCTAAAGTCAAAAAGAATGCTCAACAATGTCAGGGAGCACGCAATGACCGGCGGTGAATACTACTCTAACTGGGATAATTTACATGCCTGGTTTGCCCGGGACCCCTTTGAGGTGGCAATTATCGGACCTGAATATGAGCTGATTAGACAGAGTTTTGAAAAGTATTATCTGCCCGATGTTTTCCTTATGGGAGGCAGGCAGGAGGGAAATTTACCACTGATGAAAAACAAACTGGTTGCTGGTCAGACCACCATCTACGTATGTAGAAACAAAACATGCAAACAGCCTGTCACAACTGCCGAAGATGCCCTGAAACAGATTTTAAACGATTGA